A single genomic interval of Stieleria maiorica harbors:
- a CDS encoding redoxin family protein — MSAIVHATNGSVGFARFPAAVVATLATVCLLGGVGCGSASAGDPRSVGQLKGIDLDGRLRRLGERGDTKAVVVTFMSTQCPISNGYLPQLNELSSRYRRSGVEFYGVVSDPSVTRADAITHSETYKVRFPVLFDGSGELRLALAPTHTPQAFVLDHHSRVIYSGAIDDRYVQLGRKKETAEAEYLDDAIRSAIEGTPILVASTEPIGCRLEQPPNKTLKGSVTYTRDIAPIIQTYCSSCHRENQSAPFPLLTYDDVSGHANQIVEVTRDRYMPPWKPAPGFTRLRDEMRLSDHQIDLIETWVESGKPQGDPADLPPPIQHVKGWKLGEPDLILEMQDVFTVPASGPDIRQYFVIPSRLSDDRLITAIDFHPGTPQAVHHASFYLDTRRAGRKLDEADPEPGYSGFGGPQFESQGTLTSWFPGMTPRKLPRGMGRLVHKGSDIVAEIHYVTTGKTERDRSKIGLYFAHRSARQLVVEVQVGNKDIEIPAGASHHHQRATYTLPVQTMFLDLVPHMHMLGSEVKVWAKAPDGRSKPLLWIKDWDFNWQGQYSFAKPIVLPAGTQIIVDAWFDNSSDNPLNPNSPPVTVRWGEDSTDEMLLCTFQCTCETMEELGELMDHQRRYIADAQ, encoded by the coding sequence ATGTCAGCCATCGTCCACGCAACGAACGGATCGGTCGGTTTTGCTCGTTTTCCAGCGGCGGTCGTCGCAACACTGGCGACGGTTTGTCTGCTGGGCGGCGTTGGCTGCGGATCGGCCAGCGCCGGGGACCCGCGATCAGTCGGCCAGCTCAAAGGCATCGACCTGGACGGACGGCTCCGGCGGTTGGGCGAACGGGGTGACACCAAAGCCGTCGTCGTCACCTTTATGTCGACACAATGCCCGATCAGCAACGGTTATCTGCCACAGCTCAATGAGCTGTCGTCGCGGTACCGCCGTAGCGGCGTGGAGTTCTACGGAGTGGTTTCCGATCCGTCGGTGACGCGTGCCGACGCAATCACCCACAGCGAGACCTACAAGGTTCGCTTTCCCGTTTTGTTTGATGGCTCCGGTGAATTGCGATTGGCACTCGCGCCGACGCACACGCCCCAAGCCTTTGTGCTCGACCATCACAGCCGCGTCATCTACAGCGGTGCCATCGACGACCGCTACGTGCAGCTGGGACGCAAAAAGGAAACCGCGGAAGCGGAGTACCTGGACGACGCGATCCGTTCGGCCATCGAGGGCACACCGATCCTCGTTGCCTCGACCGAGCCGATCGGCTGCCGGTTGGAGCAGCCGCCGAACAAGACGCTCAAGGGCAGCGTCACCTACACCCGCGACATCGCGCCGATCATCCAGACGTATTGCTCGTCGTGTCACCGGGAAAACCAGTCGGCGCCGTTTCCGCTGTTGACCTACGACGACGTCAGCGGCCACGCCAATCAAATCGTGGAGGTCACTCGAGACCGTTACATGCCGCCGTGGAAACCCGCGCCGGGATTCACACGGCTACGCGACGAGATGCGGCTGAGCGACCACCAGATCGATCTGATCGAGACTTGGGTCGAATCGGGCAAACCCCAAGGCGATCCGGCCGACCTGCCGCCCCCGATCCAGCACGTCAAAGGATGGAAGTTGGGCGAACCGGATTTGATCCTGGAGATGCAGGACGTGTTCACCGTTCCCGCCAGCGGTCCCGACATCCGCCAGTACTTTGTTATTCCCTCGCGACTGAGCGACGACCGGTTGATCACCGCCATCGACTTTCACCCCGGTACGCCGCAGGCGGTTCATCACGCGAGTTTTTATTTGGATACGCGGCGAGCCGGACGAAAACTCGATGAAGCCGACCCGGAACCTGGGTACTCCGGTTTCGGCGGGCCACAATTTGAATCACAAGGCACATTGACCAGTTGGTTTCCAGGGATGACGCCACGCAAATTGCCCCGGGGAATGGGGCGGCTGGTACACAAGGGCAGCGACATCGTCGCGGAAATCCACTACGTGACGACGGGAAAAACCGAGCGGGACCGCTCCAAGATCGGGCTTTACTTTGCCCACCGATCGGCCCGGCAGCTGGTCGTCGAAGTCCAGGTGGGCAACAAGGACATCGAGATTCCTGCGGGAGCCTCTCACCACCACCAGCGGGCAACGTACACCCTACCGGTCCAGACGATGTTTCTGGATCTGGTCCCCCACATGCACATGCTCGGCAGCGAAGTGAAGGTCTGGGCAAAAGCCCCCGATGGCCGCAGCAAACCGCTGCTGTGGATCAAAGACTGGGACTTTAATTGGCAAGGACAGTATTCATTTGCCAAACCGATCGTTCTGCCCGCAGGCACCCAGATCATCGTCGACGCCTGGTTTGACAATTCGTCGGACAACCCGCTCAACCCGAACTCGCCGCCGGTGACCGTCCGCTGGGGCGAGGATTCGACCGACGAGATGTTGCTGTGCACCTTCCAATGCACCTGTGAAACCATGGAAGAACTGGGCGAACTGATGGACCACCAACGCCGTTACATCGCCGACGCGCAGTAA
- a CDS encoding type II toxin-antitoxin system RelE/ParE family toxin → MAELPTKFHPDARLEALAAHDHYAEKSSVLGEAFETELSKAIEAISANPEMWASYLFGTQRYLMRRFPFVVVYRRRSESIEIIAVAHGHQKPGYWNKRS, encoded by the coding sequence ATGGCTGAGTTGCCAACTAAATTTCACCCTGACGCGCGACTTGAAGCACTCGCGGCGCACGATCATTACGCCGAAAAAAGCAGTGTACTTGGTGAAGCGTTTGAAACCGAGTTGTCCAAGGCAATTGAAGCCATCAGTGCTAACCCGGAAATGTGGGCAAGTTATCTCTTTGGGACTCAGCGATATCTAATGCGCCGATTCCCGTTCGTTGTCGTGTATCGACGACGGAGCGAATCCATAGAGATCATCGCGGTTGCCCATGGTCACCAAAAGCCTGGCTACTGGAATAAACGATCGTAG
- a CDS encoding addiction module protein, which produces MEPHQLTEAALSLPEPQRIELAASLIYSLEPTPDPNADAAWADEINRRLISIDEGKVSLLPSEDVLAEMKQRRNG; this is translated from the coding sequence ATGGAACCACATCAACTCACCGAAGCTGCGCTGTCACTTCCCGAACCTCAGAGAATCGAGTTGGCGGCTTCACTCATTTATAGTCTGGAACCGACGCCAGACCCAAACGCCGATGCTGCTTGGGCAGATGAGATCAACCGTCGACTAATTTCAATTGACGAGGGGAAGGTTAGCCTGCTTCCATCAGAAGACGTGCTGGCAGAAATGAAACAACGTCGAAATGGCTGA
- a CDS encoding RHS repeat-associated core domain-containing protein, which produces MLTSISYTGAAIGNLSYGWDDNKNKASESITGTMSGYDDEDRLINWERDDTNLDESWGLSLFGDWDTFAENTSTQSRVHGDAHEIISAASQSVTHDVKGNMTLIPAVLRPGSDPLALSWDLDNRLVSADVDNDSTDDVFYQWDALGRRVARDDGTTISVYVQNGQQTVADYTSATAATNPTYNHVCASDIAEPVVRDGTGGLRYYVRGQQYSITALTDSSGTIKERYAYDAYGTPTITDASGTARTTTSEGIRYLYTGREYDDVLDLYHYRARMYDSTAGRFCSRDPISFDGSRWNLFEYCGCSPVLRVDPRGERWQTWVLTCGNCAAVLGPGALTCMGANETFDDSWEECMTYYVGNLPWIHRQAAKVACAGCVIRIIGPPVYRWVLRNASSPCNNTWEQIAVRSERVIRFSQLIR; this is translated from the coding sequence ATGCTTACGAGCATCAGTTATACTGGCGCAGCGATCGGAAATCTTAGCTACGGCTGGGACGACAACAAAAACAAGGCCAGTGAGAGCATCACCGGAACGATGAGCGGCTATGACGACGAAGATCGTCTGATCAATTGGGAACGCGACGACACCAACCTCGACGAATCCTGGGGGCTGTCGCTTTTCGGCGACTGGGACACTTTTGCCGAGAACACCAGCACTCAATCGCGAGTCCACGGTGACGCCCACGAAATCATCTCGGCGGCCAGTCAATCGGTCACCCACGACGTCAAGGGTAACATGACATTGATCCCGGCGGTCCTCCGTCCCGGCAGCGATCCATTGGCACTCTCGTGGGACCTCGACAATCGCCTTGTTTCGGCAGATGTCGACAACGACAGCACCGACGACGTGTTCTATCAGTGGGACGCACTCGGTCGCCGAGTCGCGCGCGACGATGGCACGACGATCAGCGTCTATGTCCAAAATGGCCAACAAACCGTCGCCGACTACACCTCAGCAACCGCGGCAACCAACCCCACCTACAACCACGTCTGCGCCAGCGACATCGCCGAACCCGTCGTACGTGACGGCACCGGCGGACTGCGTTACTACGTTCGCGGCCAACAGTACAGCATCACCGCGCTGACCGATTCGAGCGGGACGATCAAGGAAAGGTACGCTTACGATGCGTATGGTACGCCGACGATCACCGATGCATCGGGCACGGCACGAACGACAACGTCCGAAGGAATTCGTTATCTCTACACGGGGCGTGAGTATGACGACGTTCTTGACCTGTACCACTACCGCGCCCGCATGTACGACTCGACGGCGGGCCGATTCTGCTCCAGAGACCCTATTAGTTTTGATGGGAGTCGCTGGAACTTGTTCGAATACTGTGGTTGTTCTCCTGTCCTTCGCGTAGATCCTCGCGGGGAACGTTGGCAGACTTGGGTACTTACATGTGGAAACTGCGCCGCGGTACTTGGTCCAGGGGCACTGACCTGCATGGGTGCGAACGAGACATTTGATGACAGCTGGGAAGAGTGCATGACGTACTATGTAGGTAATTTGCCTTGGATCCATCGGCAAGCCGCAAAGGTGGCATGTGCTGGCTGTGTAATTCGCATCATTGGTCCACCGGTATATCGATGGGTACTCAGAAACGCCAGTTCCCCCTGCAATAACACATGGGAACAAATAGCAGTTCGCAGCGAAAGAGTCATAAGATTTTCACAGTTGATCAGATGA
- a CDS encoding sulfatase-like hydrolase/transferase, with product MYIRTVLPGIVLWAAWVAASSCATEPVAASDRPLNVLLIMADDVGFECFSSYGSKEYDTPRVDALARQGIRFTNAHSTPLCTPTRVNLMSGKSNVFNYQDFGIYPAGEPTFANHFQTHGYRTAVAGKWQLQTMQAGKGITPGEAGFDTWCLWNIPGGARERYWKPSFVQNGKLLDLPDHTFGPDMMTDFLIDFMTAKSDKPFLAYYPMILVHDPFVPTPDSDGGKRVDKAKRTAKRQKQNYVDMVAYMDKCVGRLVDALKASGKRDNTLVIFTGDNGTNAVLSSELDGNTIKGGKGYTHDYGTHVPLVVNLPGVIPPGQVNEDLIAFSDFFPTIVQAAGLPPKAIKDGDGISFWPQCLGQPGEKREWIYGYYFPRPYAAKLDNKYNHYEVRYARDKRYKLYDNGDLYDTLDDVMEKSPLPTDDADAETQAARKIMQQALDSFPSKGQAIRHDQVSSERKPGFQKRSNH from the coding sequence ATGTACATTCGAACGGTATTGCCGGGCATCGTCCTGTGGGCCGCATGGGTAGCGGCGTCTTCCTGTGCGACCGAGCCTGTCGCTGCATCGGACCGCCCGCTGAATGTGTTGTTGATCATGGCCGACGATGTCGGCTTTGAATGTTTCAGCAGCTACGGCAGCAAGGAATACGACACGCCGCGGGTCGATGCGCTCGCACGTCAGGGCATCCGGTTCACCAACGCCCACTCGACGCCGCTGTGCACGCCGACGCGCGTCAATTTGATGTCCGGTAAAAGCAATGTCTTCAATTACCAGGACTTCGGCATTTACCCGGCCGGCGAACCGACGTTCGCGAACCATTTTCAAACCCATGGCTACCGCACGGCCGTGGCCGGCAAGTGGCAATTGCAAACCATGCAAGCCGGCAAGGGCATCACGCCCGGCGAGGCGGGTTTCGACACCTGGTGTTTGTGGAACATTCCCGGCGGAGCGAGAGAACGTTATTGGAAACCCTCCTTTGTCCAAAACGGCAAACTGCTGGACCTACCGGACCACACGTTCGGTCCCGACATGATGACCGATTTCCTGATCGACTTCATGACCGCAAAAAGCGACAAGCCATTTCTCGCTTATTACCCGATGATCCTGGTCCACGATCCGTTCGTGCCCACGCCGGACAGTGACGGCGGCAAACGAGTCGACAAGGCGAAGCGGACGGCCAAACGACAGAAACAGAACTACGTCGACATGGTCGCGTACATGGACAAGTGCGTCGGCCGCCTGGTCGATGCGCTCAAAGCCAGCGGCAAACGCGACAACACACTGGTGATCTTCACGGGCGACAACGGCACCAACGCCGTGCTGTCATCCGAGCTCGACGGCAACACGATCAAAGGCGGCAAGGGTTACACCCACGACTACGGCACGCACGTGCCCCTGGTGGTCAATCTGCCCGGAGTCATCCCGCCGGGACAAGTCAACGAGGACCTGATCGCGTTTTCCGATTTCTTTCCGACCATCGTCCAGGCGGCGGGTCTGCCGCCGAAGGCGATCAAAGACGGCGACGGGATCAGTTTCTGGCCGCAATGCCTGGGCCAACCCGGGGAGAAACGCGAGTGGATCTACGGTTATTATTTTCCGCGCCCCTATGCCGCCAAGCTGGACAACAAATACAATCACTACGAAGTCCGCTACGCCCGTGACAAGCGATACAAGCTTTATGACAACGGCGACTTGTACGACACCCTCGACGATGTGATGGAGAAATCGCCACTGCCAACCGACGACGCAGACGCCGAAACGCAAGCCGCGCGAAAGATCATGCAACAAGCCCTGGACTCATTCCCAAGCAAAGGCCAAGCCATCCGCCACGACCAGGTCAGCAGCGAGCGGAAACCGGGCTTCCAAAAACGCTCCAACCACTGA
- a CDS encoding SRPBCC family protein: MSKQNLQVSVSIDRDPEDVIRFIADLRNRLKYLQSLKSVSNIRGEPGQVTKSWDWKWDLLGHEFTGTARTVHYAPGRRYSFATEGGIKSQFSYNAEPDGNGTRLTVDVEAEIPAELADQDGLEELLAGARERGHQSMEKLKSLLEQN; encoded by the coding sequence ATGTCCAAACAGAATCTCCAGGTTTCTGTCTCGATCGATCGCGACCCAGAGGATGTGATCCGCTTTATCGCCGACCTTCGCAACCGCCTGAAGTACCTGCAATCGCTGAAAAGCGTTTCCAACATCCGAGGCGAACCGGGTCAAGTCACCAAGAGCTGGGATTGGAAATGGGATCTACTCGGACATGAATTCACGGGAACCGCTCGCACGGTCCATTATGCCCCCGGGCGCCGTTATTCGTTTGCGACCGAGGGCGGCATCAAAAGTCAATTCAGCTACAACGCCGAACCCGACGGCAACGGCACCCGATTGACGGTGGACGTTGAAGCCGAGATCCCGGCCGAACTCGCCGACCAAGACGGCTTGGAGGAATTGCTGGCCGGCGCTCGAGAACGGGGACACCAATCCATGGAGAAACTTAAGTCACTGCTTGAACAGAACTAG
- a CDS encoding B12-binding domain-containing radical SAM protein, whose protein sequence is MKIGLIAMSGIRCCDQELLRKGLTLPGFVERSETIASLPSLGLLTLAGMTPAEDSIEYFEVQDLKQLDPLPQNFDLVAISSFTAQIKEAYTLADQYRALGIPVVLGGLHVTSLPDEALRHSDAVVVGEGEVVWLDVLRDARSGRLRRRYSSFEGAEFNLTEAPMPAYELLDISKYNRLTVQTSRGCPRSCEFCASSILLTRRYKQKPLKKVLAEIDRICEIWPRPFIEFADDNSFIHRAYWKELLPQLKQRRVKWFAETDLSVHEDEELLRMMRDSGCAEVLIGLESPILPGLKGIELKNDWKRRQWPHYIEAIERIQSNGIRVNGCFILGLDGHGPEIFDAVYDFAEQAKLYDVQITYQTPFPGTPLYRRLEKDNRLLYPGAWERCTLFDLNYQPTPMSVSQLRQGFHELAERLYCEDFTQWRRNQFAQYYLYSRRHKRNDQLPIA, encoded by the coding sequence ATGAAAATCGGTTTGATCGCGATGAGTGGTATTCGCTGCTGCGATCAGGAACTGCTCCGCAAAGGGCTGACGCTGCCCGGCTTCGTCGAACGAAGTGAAACGATTGCGTCGCTTCCCAGCCTGGGACTCCTGACGCTGGCCGGCATGACCCCGGCCGAGGATTCGATCGAGTACTTCGAAGTCCAAGACCTGAAACAGCTCGACCCGCTGCCACAAAACTTTGACCTGGTGGCCATCTCCAGCTTCACCGCCCAAATCAAGGAAGCCTATACGCTGGCCGACCAGTACCGCGCACTCGGGATCCCCGTCGTACTCGGAGGATTGCACGTGACGTCACTGCCCGACGAAGCGCTCCGGCACAGCGACGCGGTGGTCGTCGGTGAAGGCGAAGTGGTCTGGCTGGATGTGCTTCGCGACGCCCGATCAGGCCGATTGCGACGCCGCTACAGTTCCTTTGAGGGCGCGGAATTCAACCTCACCGAGGCACCGATGCCGGCGTACGAACTGCTGGACATCTCCAAGTACAATCGGCTGACCGTGCAAACCAGCCGTGGCTGCCCGCGGAGTTGTGAGTTCTGCGCATCGAGCATCTTGCTGACGCGACGGTACAAACAAAAGCCCCTCAAGAAGGTGCTCGCTGAAATCGATCGCATCTGCGAAATCTGGCCACGTCCGTTTATCGAGTTTGCCGATGACAACTCGTTCATCCATCGGGCGTATTGGAAAGAGCTGCTACCACAATTAAAGCAGCGTCGTGTGAAGTGGTTCGCCGAAACGGATCTGTCGGTACACGAAGACGAAGAACTGTTGCGGATGATGCGTGACAGCGGCTGTGCCGAAGTGTTGATCGGTCTGGAAAGTCCGATCCTGCCGGGGTTAAAAGGGATCGAATTGAAAAACGATTGGAAACGTCGACAATGGCCACACTACATCGAGGCGATCGAGCGGATTCAAAGCAACGGTATCCGCGTCAACGGCTGCTTCATCCTCGGCCTGGACGGGCACGGCCCGGAAATCTTTGACGCCGTGTACGACTTTGCCGAGCAAGCCAAGCTTTACGACGTCCAAATCACCTATCAAACACCGTTCCCGGGAACACCGCTTTATCGGCGTCTGGAAAAAGACAATCGCTTGCTGTACCCCGGCGCCTGGGAGCGGTGCACGTTGTTTGATTTGAACTACCAGCCGACGCCGATGTCGGTCAGCCAGCTTCGGCAGGGGTTTCATGAACTCGCCGAACGACTTTACTGCGAGGACTTCACGCAATGGCGGCGAAATCAATTCGCACAGTACTACCTGTATTCTCGCCGTCACAAACGCAACGACCAACTGCCGATAGCCTGA